One window of Anaerolineales bacterium genomic DNA carries:
- a CDS encoding GNAT family N-acetyltransferase produces MQIEIATRADDELYQAFQRLVPQMTNNNPPPSLGELHALLLDADSTLLLARADDGVIIGALTLIVYRVPTGVRSIIEDVIVDESARGQGVGAALMQRAIEMAKEKSAKNISLTSNPMRAAANRLYLKMGFHRRNTNAYQMKL; encoded by the coding sequence ATGCAAATTGAAATTGCAACACGGGCGGATGATGAGCTTTATCAGGCATTTCAACGCCTTGTCCCTCAAATGACCAATAATAATCCGCCTCCTTCCCTTGGCGAATTGCATGCCCTCCTGCTAGATGCCGACTCCACTCTTCTGCTTGCCCGCGCTGACGATGGCGTGATCATCGGCGCGTTGACTCTCATCGTGTATCGCGTCCCGACGGGAGTCCGCTCTATCATCGAAGATGTCATTGTGGATGAATCCGCCCGCGGACAGGGAGTGGGAGCGGCGTTAATGCAGCGCGCGATCGAAATGGCGAAGGAGAAGAGCGCGAAGAACATCTCGCTAACCTCGAATCCGATGCGGGCGGCGGCAAATCGTTTGTATTTGAAGATGGGATTTCATAGACGCAATACGAACGCCTACCAGATGAAACTATAA